From Nevskia ramosa DSM 11499, the proteins below share one genomic window:
- a CDS encoding MinD/ParA family protein produces MSKLELSSQGTSPVLDQAAGLRRLKPAQPVRVIAVTSGKGGVGKTSVSVNLAVSMALAGRQVMLLDGDLGLANIDVMLGLQPSYNLAHVLEGKCRLEDTLMIGPAGVMIVPASSGKRHMAELSAVEHAGLVRAFSELDRPLDVLIIDTAAGIADSVITFSQASQEVIVVVTGDPTSLTDAYALIKVLNRDHGVERVQVLANMVRDAGEAQSVYESLRRVAERFLDITLSFIGGIPNDDWLKRAVRRQRTVVEAYPNCPASEAFRQLARKADSWGMPTGARGNLEFFVERLVHSPLPRLATPALAGVAS; encoded by the coding sequence ATGTCTAAGCTCGAACTCTCCAGTCAAGGCACGTCGCCGGTACTCGATCAGGCTGCCGGCCTGCGTCGCCTGAAGCCGGCCCAGCCGGTGCGGGTGATCGCGGTCACCAGCGGCAAGGGTGGCGTCGGCAAGACCAGCGTCTCGGTCAACCTCGCGGTGTCGATGGCACTCGCCGGCCGTCAGGTGATGCTGCTCGACGGCGATCTGGGCCTGGCCAATATCGATGTGATGCTCGGCCTGCAGCCGAGCTACAACCTGGCCCACGTGCTGGAAGGCAAGTGCCGCCTCGAAGACACGCTGATGATCGGCCCGGCCGGCGTGATGATCGTGCCGGCATCGAGCGGCAAGCGGCACATGGCCGAGCTGAGTGCGGTCGAACATGCCGGCCTGGTGCGGGCGTTCTCCGAGCTTGATCGGCCGCTCGACGTGCTGATCATCGACACCGCGGCCGGCATCGCCGATTCGGTGATCACCTTCAGCCAGGCGTCGCAGGAAGTGATCGTCGTGGTCACCGGCGATCCGACCTCGCTGACCGATGCCTACGCGCTGATCAAGGTGCTGAACCGCGATCACGGTGTCGAGCGCGTGCAGGTGCTGGCCAACATGGTCCGCGATGCCGGTGAAGCGCAGAGCGTCTACGAAAGCCTGCGCCGGGTCGCCGAGCGTTTCCTCGATATCACCTTGAGCTTCATCGGCGGCATTCCGAACGATGACTGGCTGAAGCGCGCGGTGCGCCGCCAGCGCACGGTGGTCGAGGCCTATCCGAACTGCCCGGCGTCCGAAGCGTTCCGCCAGCTCGCCCGCAAGGCCGATAGCTGGGGCATGCCGACTGGCGCCCGCGGCAACCTCGAATTCTTCGTCGAGCGTCTGGTCCATTCGCCGCTGCCGCGTCTGGCGACGCCAGCGCTGGCCGGAGTTGCGTCATGA
- a CDS encoding RNA polymerase sigma factor FliA, producing the protein MPPVQAYARSSGAAVVNEAALVSQHLDLVKRIAWHLAARLPASVDTDDLVQAGTIGLIEAARHYSGDRGASFETYAGIRIRGAMVDELRRGDWAPRSVHRRMRAVSSAIRAIEQESGREARDSEIAEKIGASLSEYHEIVRDATQCQVLSMHGSANDDDDDRDYEVADSAATPYDAVEQAAFMTALTVAIGELPPREKLVMSLYYDEELNLREIGQVIDVTESRVCQLHGQALLRLRARLSQWRDSRSEAAPRKRRSAIPVN; encoded by the coding sequence ATGCCTCCGGTGCAGGCCTATGCCCGCAGCAGCGGCGCGGCCGTGGTCAACGAAGCGGCGCTGGTCAGCCAGCATCTCGATCTGGTCAAGCGCATCGCCTGGCATCTGGCCGCGCGCCTGCCGGCCAGCGTCGATACCGATGATCTGGTGCAGGCCGGCACCATCGGCCTGATCGAAGCCGCACGTCACTACAGCGGCGATCGCGGCGCCAGTTTCGAAACCTATGCCGGCATCCGCATTCGCGGCGCGATGGTCGACGAGCTGCGCCGCGGTGACTGGGCGCCGCGCTCGGTGCATCGGCGCATGCGCGCGGTGTCCTCGGCGATCCGCGCGATCGAACAGGAATCCGGCCGCGAAGCGCGTGACTCGGAGATCGCCGAAAAGATCGGTGCGTCCCTGAGCGAGTACCACGAGATCGTTCGCGATGCCACGCAGTGCCAGGTGCTGTCGATGCACGGCTCTGCCAACGATGACGACGACGATCGCGATTACGAAGTCGCCGACAGCGCCGCCACGCCGTACGACGCCGTCGAACAGGCCGCGTTCATGACTGCGCTGACGGTGGCCATCGGCGAACTGCCGCCACGCGAAAAGCTGGTCATGTCCCTGTACTACGACGAAGAGCTGAACCTGCGCGAAATCGGCCAGGTCATCGACGTCACCGAATCCCGCGTCTGCCAGCTGCACGGCCAGGCGCTACTCCGATTGCGCGCCCGCTTGAGCCAATGGCGCGACAGCCGCAGCGAAGCCGCACCCCGCAAGCGCCGCAGCGCAATACCCGTCAACTGA
- a CDS encoding chemotaxis response regulator CheY has translation MDKNLKILIVDDFSTMRRIVKNLLTDLGYTNTAEADDGKTAWPMLQAGGFDFVVTDWNMPGMTGIDLLRAIRGDDKLKSLPVLMVTAEAQRDQIIDAAKAGVNGYIIKPFTALTLKEKLDKIFQRFEQAA, from the coding sequence ATGGACAAGAACCTCAAGATCCTGATCGTCGATGACTTCTCGACGATGCGCCGCATCGTCAAGAACCTGCTCACCGATCTCGGCTACACCAACACCGCCGAGGCCGATGACGGCAAGACCGCCTGGCCGATGCTGCAGGCCGGCGGCTTCGATTTCGTGGTCACCGACTGGAACATGCCGGGCATGACCGGCATCGACCTGCTGCGCGCGATCCGCGGCGACGACAAGCTGAAAAGCCTGCCGGTGCTGATGGTCACCGCCGAAGCCCAGCGCGACCAGATCATCGACGCCGCCAAGGCCGGCGTGAACGGCTACATCATCAAGCCGTTCACGGCGCTGACTCTGAAGGAAAAGCTCGACAAGATCTTTCAGCGGTTCGAGCAAGCCGCGTGA
- a CDS encoding protein phosphatase CheZ yields the protein MSAVVVNLHTRTVERETPTIPDRAEYIGRLRELLSALEADDQGLFEARLNQLMRLREEGLFVNLAKLTRELHQAVKDLNFDDRLQQLAGSELPDACLRLDYVVKLGEDAAHRTLDVCDDSRVLLDRLNGCVVSLDDIRERLPMVSQQPFRALTVANDIDQVEHTMREIGAGLRGHFSTIAQAQEYQDLSGQVIRRVITLVHNIEGALITLLRATNEGQRVPASPTANANGELAGPAVPGLSSGGQSQQDADALLAELGF from the coding sequence GTGAGCGCCGTTGTGGTCAACCTCCACACGAGGACCGTCGAGCGCGAAACGCCGACGATTCCCGATCGCGCCGAATACATCGGCCGGCTGCGCGAGCTGCTGTCGGCGCTCGAAGCCGACGATCAGGGGCTGTTCGAAGCGCGCCTGAACCAGCTGATGCGGCTGCGCGAGGAAGGCCTGTTCGTCAACCTCGCCAAGCTGACTCGCGAGCTGCATCAGGCGGTCAAGGATCTGAACTTCGATGATCGTCTGCAGCAGCTGGCCGGCAGCGAATTGCCGGATGCCTGCCTGCGGCTCGATTACGTGGTCAAGCTCGGCGAGGACGCCGCTCATCGCACGCTCGATGTCTGCGACGACAGCCGCGTGCTGCTCGATCGTCTGAATGGTTGCGTCGTGTCGCTCGACGATATTCGCGAGCGTCTGCCGATGGTCAGCCAGCAGCCGTTCAGGGCGCTGACCGTGGCCAATGACATCGATCAGGTCGAGCACACGATGCGCGAGATCGGGGCAGGCCTGCGCGGCCACTTCTCGACCATCGCCCAGGCGCAGGAATATCAGGACCTGAGCGGCCAGGTGATCCGCCGCGTGATTACCCTGGTGCACAACATCGAAGGTGCCTTGATCACCTTGCTGCGCGCGACCAACGAAGGCCAGCGGGTGCCGGCATCGCCGACCGCGAATGCCAACGGCGAGCTCGCAGGCCCGGCAGTGCCAGGCCTGAGCAGCGGAGGCCAGAGCCAGCAGGACGCCGATGCCCTGCTCGCCGAGCTGGGCTTCTGA
- a CDS encoding chemotaxis protein CheA, which produces MSGIDDDIRADFLIEAGELLDRLGEQLVDLERTPDDRELLNAVFRAFHTVKGGAGFLNLTAMVALCHIAEEVFGMLRAGQRQMTPELMDATMQSLDQLVSMMAEVAAGNEPTPAPEALLAALRAHAKTLPPAAVVAPKAVAPKPKARKPAKAAPAADPVADPDGISDDEFEALLDQLHGTAPVQAVSAAPASDTISEDEFEKLLDLYHGNGAPGAAIPVVVQGFDSVKAKPATEVHAKPSPPGRGENSTAPTAETTVRVDTTRLDQMMNLVGELVLVRNRLKTLRGKHATAEAFAKSVGELDHITRSLQDAVMKIRMQPIKKVFSKFPKLARDVARGLGKQVDVELIGEDTDLDKNLVEALADPLVHMVRNSVDHGIELPAARAAAGKPAIGKLVLAAVAQGDHILISVRDDGAGIDPEKLRRKVVEKGLMEATLAARLTSDECLQLVFMAGFSTKEQVSDLSGRGVGMDVVKSKIVALNGSVSIESKIGQGSCVKLRVPLTLAILPALMVAVGQRLLALPLADVFDVFALDETRLRRLDQWQAVLYRNTTLRLIDLQQWSNSQGPSSDAPRHVVVAQANGERYGFIVHTVKAREEVVIKPLGLGLRGLAGLAGATVTGEGRVALIVDFPGLVRAWSTRLHGTPVF; this is translated from the coding sequence ATGAGCGGGATTGACGACGACATCCGGGCCGACTTCCTCATCGAGGCCGGCGAACTGCTGGACCGGCTTGGCGAACAGCTCGTCGATCTGGAACGGACGCCGGATGATCGCGAGCTGCTGAACGCCGTATTCCGCGCCTTCCACACCGTGAAGGGCGGCGCCGGATTTCTGAACCTGACGGCGATGGTCGCCCTCTGCCACATCGCCGAGGAGGTGTTCGGCATGCTGCGCGCCGGCCAGCGGCAGATGACGCCGGAGCTGATGGACGCGACCATGCAGTCGCTCGATCAGCTGGTGTCGATGATGGCCGAGGTTGCCGCCGGCAATGAGCCGACGCCGGCACCCGAAGCACTGCTCGCCGCATTGCGCGCCCATGCCAAAACGCTTCCGCCTGCCGCGGTGGTCGCGCCGAAAGCTGTGGCGCCGAAGCCGAAGGCACGCAAGCCCGCGAAGGCCGCGCCCGCTGCCGATCCGGTCGCTGATCCAGACGGGATTTCCGATGACGAGTTCGAAGCGCTGCTGGACCAACTGCATGGCACCGCTCCGGTGCAGGCCGTCAGTGCAGCGCCGGCGTCGGACACGATCAGCGAAGACGAATTCGAAAAATTGCTGGACCTGTACCACGGCAACGGCGCGCCGGGGGCGGCGATTCCCGTCGTTGTGCAGGGTTTTGATTCTGTAAAAGCGAAGCCAGCAACTGAAGTGCACGCAAAGCCCTCTCCCCCCGGGAGAGGAGAGAACAGCACCGCGCCAACGGCCGAAACCACGGTGAGAGTCGACACCACCCGTCTCGACCAGATGATGAATCTGGTCGGCGAGCTGGTGCTGGTGCGCAACCGGCTGAAGACCTTGCGCGGCAAGCATGCGACCGCCGAAGCCTTCGCCAAGAGCGTCGGCGAGCTCGATCACATCACTCGGAGCCTGCAGGACGCGGTGATGAAGATCCGCATGCAGCCGATCAAGAAAGTGTTCTCGAAGTTTCCCAAGCTGGCGCGCGATGTCGCGCGCGGCCTCGGCAAGCAGGTGGATGTCGAGCTGATCGGCGAAGACACCGATCTCGATAAGAATCTCGTCGAAGCGCTGGCCGATCCGTTGGTGCACATGGTGCGCAACAGCGTCGATCACGGCATCGAACTGCCGGCGGCTCGCGCGGCGGCGGGCAAGCCGGCGATCGGCAAGCTGGTGCTCGCTGCCGTTGCCCAGGGCGATCACATCCTGATTTCAGTGCGCGATGACGGCGCCGGCATCGATCCGGAAAAGCTGCGAAGGAAGGTCGTCGAGAAGGGCTTGATGGAGGCAACACTCGCCGCCCGCCTGACCAGCGATGAATGCCTGCAGCTGGTGTTCATGGCCGGCTTCTCGACCAAGGAACAGGTCTCCGATCTGTCCGGCCGCGGTGTCGGCATGGACGTGGTCAAGTCGAAGATCGTGGCGCTCAATGGCAGCGTCAGCATCGAATCGAAGATCGGCCAGGGCAGCTGCGTGAAGCTGCGCGTGCCGCTGACCCTGGCGATCCTGCCGGCGCTGATGGTCGCGGTCGGCCAGCGTCTGCTGGCGCTGCCGCTGGCCGATGTCTTCGATGTCTTCGCGCTCGATGAAACCCGCCTGCGTCGGCTCGATCAGTGGCAGGCAGTGCTCTACCGCAACACCACCCTGCGGTTGATCGATCTGCAGCAGTGGAGCAATTCGCAGGGCCCGTCCAGTGACGCGCCGCGCCATGTCGTCGTCGCCCAAGCGAATGGCGAGCGCTACGGCTTCATCGTCCATACCGTGAAGGCGCGCGAGGAAGTGGTGATCAAGCCGCTCGGCCTCGGCCTGCGCGGGCTCGCCGGTCTGGCCGGTGCGACGGTGACCGGTGAAGGCCGCGTCGCCTTGATCGTCGATTTCCCCGGCCTGGTGCGCGCCTGGTCGACACGCCTGCACGGCACGCCGGTGTTCTGA
- a CDS encoding flagellar motor protein, with product MDFLSIIGFVLAMIALIGGSILKGSGVAALWGPAAFVIVIVGTLAAITMHTPMATFKRGMQMAKWVFKPPHADGPALIAKIVEWSNSARKQGLLALEGAVNSETDPFIRKGLQMLVDGAEPEVIRSTLEVSVSTREHFDLAGAKVWEGMGIYAPTLGIIGAVMGLMAVMQNLNDPSKLGHGISAAFVATIYGIASANLFFLPMASKLKAAVADQVRTQEMIIEGLISISNGENPRNIEVKLSGFLH from the coding sequence ATGGATTTCCTGAGCATCATCGGTTTCGTGCTGGCGATGATCGCGCTGATCGGCGGCTCGATCCTCAAGGGCAGCGGCGTCGCCGCACTCTGGGGGCCGGCAGCGTTCGTGATCGTCATCGTCGGCACCTTGGCGGCGATCACCATGCACACGCCGATGGCGACCTTCAAGCGCGGCATGCAGATGGCCAAATGGGTGTTCAAGCCACCGCATGCCGATGGCCCGGCGCTGATCGCCAAGATCGTCGAATGGAGCAACAGCGCCCGCAAGCAGGGCCTGCTGGCGCTCGAAGGCGCGGTGAACAGCGAGACCGATCCGTTTATCAGGAAGGGTCTGCAGATGCTGGTCGACGGTGCCGAGCCGGAAGTGATCCGCTCGACCCTCGAAGTATCGGTATCGACGCGCGAGCACTTCGATCTCGCCGGCGCCAAGGTCTGGGAAGGCATGGGCATCTATGCGCCGACCCTCGGCATCATCGGTGCGGTGATGGGCCTGATGGCGGTGATGCAGAACCTCAACGATCCCTCGAAGCTAGGCCACGGCATTTCCGCGGCGTTCGTCGCCACCATCTACGGCATCGCCTCCGCCAACCTGTTCTTCCTGCCGATGGCCTCGAAGCTGAAGGCCGCGGTGGCCGATCAGGTCCGCACCCAGGAAATGATCATCGAAGGCCTGATCTCGATTTCCAACGGCGAGAACCCGCGGAACATCGAAGTGAAGCTGTCGGGCTTTCTTCACTAG
- the motD gene encoding flagellar motor protein MotD gives MARKRGHEEHANHEAWAIPYGDLVTLLLALFVVLYSMSSVNEGKYRVLSDSLNEAFGGKPRAAQPIQIGDQPPRGDKPALIKPLPKMTTPPLKVLSTGKPAGELQLMADQVHKAMVDLIDKNLIRVRRTELALEIEIGTDILFASGVADVSTAARPVLARLAAILEPFPNSIRVEGHTDDLPIATVAYPSNWQLSSARAASVVALFMGQGIAPVRMSVAGFGEYRPLASNDSADGRNRNRRVLIVIPRTEPPTITAAFDDGDASDPTATPLAQQLAPAIDRAIEFGSARPKADQDLAAATLAPASETSR, from the coding sequence ATGGCCCGCAAGCGAGGACACGAGGAACACGCCAACCACGAAGCCTGGGCGATCCCCTATGGCGATCTGGTGACCCTGCTGCTGGCGCTGTTCGTGGTGCTGTATTCGATGTCTTCGGTCAACGAGGGCAAGTACAGAGTGCTGTCCGATTCGCTCAACGAAGCCTTCGGCGGCAAGCCACGCGCGGCACAGCCGATCCAGATCGGCGATCAGCCACCGCGGGGTGACAAGCCGGCACTTATCAAGCCGCTGCCGAAGATGACCACGCCGCCGCTGAAAGTGCTGTCCACCGGCAAGCCGGCTGGCGAACTGCAGTTGATGGCCGATCAGGTGCACAAGGCGATGGTCGATCTGATCGACAAGAACCTGATCCGCGTGCGCCGCACCGAGCTGGCGCTGGAAATCGAGATCGGTACCGACATCCTGTTTGCCAGTGGCGTCGCCGATGTCTCCACCGCCGCACGGCCGGTGCTGGCGCGGCTGGCGGCGATCCTGGAACCGTTCCCGAACAGCATCAGAGTCGAAGGCCATACCGATGATCTGCCGATCGCGACGGTTGCCTATCCCTCGAACTGGCAGCTGTCTTCGGCGCGCGCGGCGAGCGTGGTGGCGTTGTTCATGGGGCAGGGCATCGCGCCGGTACGGATGAGCGTGGCCGGCTTCGGCGAATACCGGCCGCTGGCCTCGAACGACAGCGCCGATGGCCGCAACCGCAACCGCCGCGTGCTGATCGTCATCCCGCGCACCGAGCCACCGACGATCACCGCCGCTTTCGATGACGGCGATGCCAGTGATCCGACCGCGACACCGCTTGCACAGCAACTCGCCCCGGCCATCGATCGCGCCATCGAGTTCGGTAGTGCTCGGCCGAAAGCCGATCAAGACCTTGCCGCTGCCACCTTGGCACCCGCTTCCGAGACCTCACGATGA
- a CDS encoding chemotaxis protein CheW produces the protein MNIRPAQDASNRWVTFELAGQLYGLEILKVQEVLADAEIESVPGAPSVILGVINLRGSIVTMIDLRRRLGLAPRVLDAPVCCVIVDCKGDGQSESRREPVGLRVDRVVDVRRIADAAIKPAPVTGGPKTAAASAVLGVLSRPGEMLTLLDADRLVAALESPLAHAA, from the coding sequence ATGAACATCCGCCCCGCTCAGGACGCCTCCAACCGCTGGGTCACCTTCGAACTCGCCGGCCAGCTCTACGGCCTGGAGATTCTCAAGGTGCAGGAAGTGCTGGCCGATGCCGAAATCGAATCGGTGCCCGGCGCGCCGAGCGTGATTCTGGGCGTCATCAATCTGCGCGGCTCGATCGTCACGATGATCGATCTGCGCCGCCGCCTCGGCCTGGCGCCGCGAGTGCTCGATGCCCCGGTCTGCTGCGTGATCGTCGATTGCAAGGGCGATGGCCAGAGCGAGTCGAGACGCGAACCGGTGGGCTTGCGCGTCGATCGTGTCGTCGACGTGCGCCGCATTGCCGATGCCGCGATCAAGCCGGCGCCAGTCACCGGCGGTCCGAAGACAGCAGCCGCGTCCGCCGTGCTCGGCGTGCTCAGCCGGCCGGGCGAAATGCTGACCTTGCTCGATGCCGATCGCCTGGTTGCCGCACTTGAATCTCCGCTGGCCCATGCCGCATGA
- a CDS encoding STAS domain-containing protein: MNAAAAEHAVPHRPKAARRAPKTAVRQALKLDADLGIEQTAALREQLAACIDDAEPVVFAAGDVQRLHTASLQLLLMFCRSRQAAGRATVWRDPSTSLQAAAKVLGLASLLQVDPS, encoded by the coding sequence ATGAACGCAGCAGCGGCCGAACATGCCGTCCCCCATCGTCCGAAAGCCGCCAGACGCGCGCCGAAGACGGCCGTCCGGCAAGCGCTGAAGCTCGACGCCGACCTCGGCATCGAGCAGACCGCGGCGCTACGCGAACAACTGGCCGCCTGCATCGACGATGCCGAGCCGGTGGTGTTCGCCGCCGGCGACGTGCAGCGCCTGCACACCGCCAGCCTGCAGCTGCTGCTGATGTTCTGCCGCAGCCGCCAGGCCGCCGGCCGCGCCACCGTCTGGCGCGATCCCTCCACTTCCTTGCAGGCCGCCGCGAAAGTGCTCGGCCTTGCCTCACTACTCCAGGTTGATCCCTCATGA
- a CDS encoding response regulator: MSQRVLAVDDSASMRQMVAFTLKAAGYDVAEAEDGAVALKLAQTEKFRLVLADVNMPNMDGLTLVKNLRTLADYKFTPLLMLTTESTPEKKAEGKAAGATGWLVKPFNPDQLIATIQRVLS, translated from the coding sequence ATGAGCCAGCGCGTCCTTGCCGTCGATGATTCCGCCTCGATGCGCCAGATGGTGGCGTTTACCCTGAAGGCCGCCGGCTACGACGTGGCCGAAGCCGAAGACGGCGCGGTGGCGCTGAAGCTGGCGCAGACCGAGAAATTCCGCCTGGTGCTGGCCGACGTCAACATGCCGAACATGGACGGCCTGACCCTGGTCAAGAACCTGCGCACCCTGGCCGACTACAAGTTCACGCCACTGCTGATGCTGACCACCGAATCGACGCCGGAAAAGAAGGCTGAAGGCAAGGCTGCGGGTGCCACGGGCTGGCTGGTGAAGCCGTTCAATCCGGATCAGTTGATTGCGACGATTCAGCGGGTTTTGAGCTGA
- a CDS encoding amidohydrolase family protein, which yields MRMRSLFAALLMLGTVSLPALATGETIYTGVTILDPLTKHRLPDRYVVVLGERIETIGQGRVPRRYAGAARAKMTGRFAMPGLFDTHAHITLGPVTPQVNDGAVSLMVAGSDAITRHDALMLLAAGVTTIRDPGGDTARAVAYRDAVKAGRLRGPEAKVAGAVIDRSAFPVRGLVDRVDDTHDVAGYVQAQARAGVNYVKLYEALTPSDLASGIQAANAAGVTTIAHLGDVSWAEAARLGIDSLVHAMPISPYLLPSDRRAAYLAQRRPGPYAFFEWYEQADLDGPEITTMIRTVAEKRIPVDATLIAFNLAFHGDDLAYRDRDVAWAYPAMVENWKTAFRFDLGWKSDDYTRAQAVWPKVQRFVRMLHEAGVPLTIGTDMNNPFVAPGVSVAREAELHVAAGIPAWDVLRMATSNAAHLLKLDDRTGRLQSGMEADILFLDADPSIDIHALSQVTGVVENGRYHRPADLKAEAKR from the coding sequence ATGCGCATGCGCTCGCTTTTTGCCGCCTTGCTGATGCTCGGCACAGTATCTTTACCAGCCCTCGCTACCGGCGAGACGATCTATACGGGCGTCACCATCCTCGATCCGCTGACCAAACATCGGCTCCCGGACCGCTACGTAGTCGTTCTCGGGGAACGCATCGAGACTATCGGGCAGGGTCGTGTGCCTCGCCGCTACGCCGGGGCTGCGCGCGCCAAAATGACGGGGCGTTTCGCAATGCCCGGACTGTTCGACACGCACGCGCACATCACGCTTGGTCCGGTGACACCGCAGGTCAATGATGGTGCGGTCAGCCTGATGGTTGCCGGAAGCGACGCGATCACCCGCCACGATGCGCTGATGCTGCTGGCAGCTGGCGTGACAACGATCCGCGATCCGGGCGGCGATACCGCCCGCGCTGTCGCCTATCGCGATGCGGTCAAAGCTGGACGCCTACGTGGGCCGGAGGCGAAGGTCGCGGGAGCAGTCATCGATCGATCCGCCTTTCCCGTGCGTGGTCTCGTCGATCGTGTCGACGATACGCATGATGTTGCCGGCTATGTGCAGGCCCAAGCCCGCGCCGGGGTCAACTATGTGAAGCTCTACGAGGCTCTGACACCGAGCGACTTGGCGTCCGGCATCCAGGCCGCCAATGCCGCTGGCGTCACCACGATCGCGCATCTGGGTGACGTGAGTTGGGCAGAGGCGGCGAGGCTGGGGATCGACTCACTGGTGCACGCCATGCCGATCTCGCCGTACCTCCTGCCGTCCGACAGGCGTGCGGCCTACCTCGCGCAGCGTCGTCCCGGCCCCTATGCCTTCTTCGAATGGTACGAGCAGGCCGATCTTGACGGCCCCGAAATCACCACCATGATCCGGACGGTCGCGGAGAAGCGCATCCCGGTGGATGCGACGCTCATCGCCTTCAACCTCGCCTTCCATGGTGACGACCTCGCCTATCGCGACCGGGACGTGGCATGGGCCTATCCGGCGATGGTCGAGAACTGGAAGACTGCGTTCCGCTTCGATCTCGGCTGGAAATCGGACGATTACACACGGGCTCAGGCCGTGTGGCCCAAGGTTCAGCGGTTTGTGCGGATGCTGCATGAGGCTGGCGTACCCCTGACGATCGGAACCGACATGAACAATCCATTCGTGGCCCCCGGCGTCAGCGTCGCACGCGAGGCGGAATTGCACGTCGCGGCCGGCATCCCGGCTTGGGACGTGCTGCGGATGGCGACGTCGAACGCGGCGCACCTTCTGAAGCTGGATGACCGGACAGGACGCCTGCAATCGGGGATGGAAGCCGACATTCTATTTCTCGATGCCGATCCGTCGATCGACATCCATGCCCTGTCCCAAGTCACAGGCGTCGTAGAGAACGGTCGTTATCATCGGCCAGCGGATCTGAAGGCGGAGGCGAAGCGGTGA
- a CDS encoding MerR family transcriptional regulator: protein MSSPITPPADHRWLGPGELAREAKTSIKALRVYEKAGLLTPDRREGGWRFYGPAHVARLHQILALKTLGLSLKQIGEMLDRDGLAIGQIMDLQARHLASIIRTARNQLKRVQQARDQFATSGEVSAQLLLELARDLAPLPASDLKTLRTAIEAAACDESEQAAVRAIVNQSVADGVTEAEIGELLGEAAIAAADGDPGSDRARALADRWLVLAAALDIPGADTAEAAALRRVVIRITADPALAETLVFLRSAINLRIKSPEKG, encoded by the coding sequence ATGTCGAGTCCCATCACTCCTCCTGCTGATCATCGCTGGCTAGGTCCTGGCGAACTTGCGCGCGAAGCAAAGACCTCCATCAAGGCGCTTCGCGTTTATGAAAAGGCGGGACTGCTCACGCCCGATCGTCGCGAAGGTGGCTGGCGGTTTTACGGGCCGGCACACGTCGCGCGCCTGCATCAGATTCTGGCGCTGAAGACCCTCGGCCTGTCGCTGAAACAGATTGGCGAGATGCTCGACCGCGACGGTCTCGCCATCGGCCAGATCATGGATCTTCAGGCCAGACACTTGGCGTCGATCATCCGCACCGCCCGCAATCAGCTGAAACGGGTTCAGCAGGCACGCGATCAGTTTGCGACCAGCGGCGAAGTGTCAGCGCAGTTGCTGCTCGAACTGGCGCGTGATCTCGCCCCTCTGCCGGCGAGCGACTTGAAGACCCTACGTACGGCGATCGAGGCAGCGGCCTGCGATGAAAGCGAGCAGGCGGCCGTGCGCGCCATCGTGAACCAGTCTGTCGCCGACGGGGTTACGGAAGCGGAGATCGGCGAGTTGCTCGGCGAGGCAGCCATTGCCGCCGCGGATGGCGATCCCGGCTCCGACAGGGCTCGTGCGCTGGCGGATCGTTGGCTGGTGCTTGCCGCTGCGCTCGACATCCCAGGTGCCGACACCGCGGAAGCCGCCGCACTTCGCCGCGTCGTGATCCGCATAACCGCCGATCCCGCCTTGGCCGAAACGCTGGTATTCCTCCGCTCCGCCATCAATCTGCGGATCAAATCGCCTGAGAAAGGTTGA